Proteins encoded in a region of the Triplophysa dalaica isolate WHDGS20190420 chromosome 10, ASM1584641v1, whole genome shotgun sequence genome:
- the LOC130430645 gene encoding natural killer cell receptor 2B4-like → MITEGVFGVDEDEVKSVSVMEGDSVTLHTHLTHIQRQDQILWMFGPQEKRIAEIYKQIIDMFDSNEIFGDRLKLDNQTGSLNITNITITDSGLYHLQIISDRGNSFKRLNVTVYARLPVPVIIRNSSQCSSSSERSSLPKCVLLCSVMNVTHVSLSWYKGNSLLSSINVSDLNKRLSLPLEVEYHDTNTYRCVINNPITNQTQHLHITDVCESCPDSVQFYNHWKRLTPSFVYALVGVTAVALLLYYFRSKQKEKFKTPIE, encoded by the exons ATGATCACAGAGG GCGTGTTTGGTGTTGATgaagatgaagtgaagtcagtgtcagtgatggagggagattctgtcactcttcACACTCATCTTACTCACATACAGAGACAAGATCAGATATTGTGGATGTTTGGACCTCAAGAGAAACGTATTGCTGAAATATATAAGCAAATCATTGATATGTTTGACAGTAATGAGATATTTGGAGACAGACTGAAGTTGGacaatcagactggatctctcaacatcacaaacatcacaatcacagactctggactttatcatCTACAGATCATCAGTGACAGAGGAAATTCATTCAAAAGATTAAATGTTACGGTCTATG CTCgtctgcctgttcctgtcatcatcagaaactcttctcaatgttcttcatcatcagaaagatcttcattgccaaaatgtgtgttgttgtgttcagtgatgaatgtgacacatgtgagtctctcctggtacaaaggaaacagtttattgtccagcatcaatgtgtctgatctcaacaaaagactctctctacctctggaggtggaatatcacgatacaaacacatacagatgtgtcatcaacaatcccatcacaaaccagactcaacatctacacatcactGATGTCTGTGAGTCGTGTCCAG ACTCTGTGCAGTTTTACAATCATTGGAAGAGATTGACTCCCTCATTTGTTTATGCTCTGGTGGGTGTGACTGCTGTGGCTCTACTCCTTTATTACTTCAGATCTAAACAAAAGGAAAAATTTAAAACACCAATAgaataa
- the LOC130430564 gene encoding natural killer cell receptor 2B4-like produces MLRNLTLYRATSFGLLLLVLNGVFGVDADEVKSVSVMEGDSVTLHTHLTHIQRDDLILWTFGPQETRIAEIHTQRVNMYKSNEIFGGRLKLDSQSGSLTITNIRITDSGLYKLVIISNTGTSFKRFNVTVYAHLPVPVIIRDSSQCSSSSERSSVSKCVLLCSVMNVTHVSLSWYKGNSLLSSISVSDLNIRLSLPLEVEYQDTNTYRCVVNNPITNHTQHLNITQLCGSCPDSYRTHIILAVIISAVLAVLVLAVIYILCKKRTRVQLEGKS; encoded by the exons ATGTTGAGGAATCTGACTCTTTACAGAGCAACTTCATTTGGCCTCTTGTTATTGGTCTTAAATG gtgtgtttggtgttgatgcagatgaagtgaagtcagtgtcagtgatggagggagattctgtcactctacacactcaTCTTACTCACATACAGAGAGACGATCTGATACTGTGGACGTTTGGACCTCAAGAGACTCGTATAGCAGAGATCCATACACAAAGGGTTAATATGTATAAGAGTAATGAGATATTTGGAGGCAGACTGAAGTTGGACAGTCAgtctggatctctcaccatcacaaacatcagaatcacagactctggactttataaactagtGATCATCAGTAACACAGGAACTTCATTCAAGAGATTCAATGTTACCGTCTATG CTCAtctgcctgttcctgtcatcatcagAGACTCTTcacaatgttcttcatcatcagaaagatcttcagtgtcaaaatgtgtgttgttgtgttcagtgatgaatgtgacacatgtgagtctctcctggtacaaaggaaacagtttattgtccagcatcagtgtgtctgatctcaacatcagactctctctacctctggaggtggaatatcaggatacaaacacatacagatgtgtggtcaacaatcccatcacaaaccacacacaacatcttaaCATCACTCAACTCTGTGGGTCATGTCCAG attCTTACCGCACACATATCATTTTGGCAGTAATTATATCTGCAGTTCTGGCTGTACTTGTACTAGCTGTTATCTACATTCTCTGCAAGAAACGCACAAGAGTTCAGTTAGAAGGCAAGTCATAA
- the LOC130430240 gene encoding natural killer cell receptor 2B4-like isoform X1 gives MLLCCLIWIVTIKKGVFGVNGDEVKSVSVMEGDSVTLHTHLTHIQRQDQILWMFGPRIAEIYKEIIDMFDSRKTFGDRLKLNNQTGSLTITNIRTEHTGLYKLQIRSYRGDSDKIFNVTVYARLPVPVIIRNSSQCSSSLEKCVLLCSVMNVTHVSLSWYKGNSLLSSISVSDLNIRLSLPLEVEYQDTNTYRCVVNNPITNHTQHLNLNDVCQLCSGSVELHSHSKRLTPSLVYALVGVTATALLVYYFRSKQEPKIKTPV, from the exons atgcttttgtgcTGTTTAATCTGGATTGTTACGATAAAAAAAG gtgtgtttggtgttaaTGGAGATGAGGTAAAGTcggtgtcagtgatggagggagattctgtcactctacacactcaTCTTACTCACATACAGAGACAAGATCAGATACTGTGGATGTTTGGACCTCGTATAGCAGAAATCTATAAGGAAATTATTGACATGTTTGATAGCAGGAAGACATttggagacagactgaagctgaataatcagactggatctctcaccatcacaaacatcagaacgGAACAtactggactttataaactacaaATCCGTAGTTACAGAGGAGATTCAGACAAGATATTCAACGTCACTGTCTATG CTCGTCTGCCCGTTCCTGTCATCATCAGAAACTCTTcacaatgttcttcatcattagaaaaatgtgtgttgttgtgttcagtgatgaatgtgacacatgtgagtctctcctggtacaaaggaaacagtttattgtccagcatcagtgtgtctgatctcaacatcagactctctctacctctggaggtggaatatcaggatacaaacacatacagatgtgtggtgaacaatcccatcacaaaccacacacaacatctcaacCTCAATGATGTCTGTCAGCTGTGTTCAG GCTCTGTGGAGTTACACAGTCATTCGAAGAGATTGACTCCCTCATTGGTTTATGCTCTGGTGGGTGTGACTGCTACGGCTCTACTCGTTTATTACTTCAGATCTAAACAagagccaaaaataaaaacacctgtttaa
- the LOC130430239 gene encoding SLAM family member 9-like encodes MLRNSICETTLFYWLFFIFVTNGVFGVDGDEVKSVSVMEGDSVTLHTNLTHIQRQDQILWMFGPRIAEIYKETIDMFDSRKTFGDRLKLNNQTGSLNITNIRTEHTGLYKLQIRSYRGDSDKIFNVTVYARLPVPVITRVSNSSNCSSSSERSSVSKCVLLCSVMNVTHVSLSWYKGNSLLSSISVSDLNIRLSLPLEVEYQDTNTYRCVINNPITNHTQHLDINDLCQPCSAHSSKAIYATIIFVCMIILAAGLLLLYRKRKQASKKGFEPYDHAGVKKEEEEVQYAETVFCRQNEQKTAANGTDETIYSSVI; translated from the exons ATGTTGAGGAATAGCATTTGCGAAACAACCTTATTttattggttattttttatattcgtCACGAACG gtgtgtttggtgttgatggagatgaagtgaagtcagtgtcagtgatggagggagattctgtcactctacacactaATCTTACTCACATCCAGAGACAAGATCAGATACTGTGGATGTTTGGACCTCGAATAGctgaaatatataaagaaacgATTGACATGTTTGATAGCAGGAAGACATttggagacagactgaagctaaataatcagactggatctctcaacatcacaaacatcagaacgGAACAtactggactttataaactacaaATCCGTAGTTACAGAGGAGATTCAGACAAGATATTCAACGTCACTGTCTATG CTCgtctgcctgttcctgtcatcactCGTGTAAGCAACTCTTCAAactgttcttcatcatcagaaagatcttcagtctcaaaatgtgtgttgttgtgttcagtcatgaatgtgacacatgtgagtctctcctggtacaaaggaaacagtttattgtccagcatcagtgtgtctgatctcaacatcagactctctctacctctggaggtggaatatcaggatacaaacacatacagatgtgtcatcaacaatcccatcacaaaccacacacaacatctagACATCAATGATCTCTGTCAGCCATGTTCAG cccATTCATCAAAGGCAATCTATGCAACTATTATTTTCGTATGTATGATTATACTCGCCGCTGGGTTGCTCTTATTGTACAGGAAGCGCAAACAAGCATCTAAAAAAG gTTTTGAACCATATGACCATGCTGGGGTCaaaaaagaagaggaagaggtaCAATATGCTGAGACAGTGTTTTGcagacaaaatgaacaaaagacg GCAGCTAATGGTACAGATGAAACTATATATTCCAGTGTCATATGA
- the LOC130430240 gene encoding natural killer cell receptor 2B4-like isoform X2, with translation MLLCCLIWIVTIKKGVFGVNGDEVKSVSVMEGDSVTLHTHLTHIQRQDQILWMFGPRIAEIYKEIIDMFDSRKTFGDRLKLNNQTGSLTITNIRTEHTGLYKLQIRSYRGDSDKIFNVTVYARLPVPVIIRNSSQCSSSLEKCVLLCSVMNVTHVSLSWYKGNSLLSSISVSDLNIRLSLPLEVEYQDTNTYRCVVNNPITNHTQHLNLNDVCQLCSGSVELHSHSKRLTPSLVYALVVVMAICKAF, from the exons atgcttttgtgcTGTTTAATCTGGATTGTTACGATAAAAAAAG gtgtgtttggtgttaaTGGAGATGAGGTAAAGTcggtgtcagtgatggagggagattctgtcactctacacactcaTCTTACTCACATACAGAGACAAGATCAGATACTGTGGATGTTTGGACCTCGTATAGCAGAAATCTATAAGGAAATTATTGACATGTTTGATAGCAGGAAGACATttggagacagactgaagctgaataatcagactggatctctcaccatcacaaacatcagaacgGAACAtactggactttataaactacaaATCCGTAGTTACAGAGGAGATTCAGACAAGATATTCAACGTCACTGTCTATG CTCGTCTGCCCGTTCCTGTCATCATCAGAAACTCTTcacaatgttcttcatcattagaaaaatgtgtgttgttgtgttcagtgatgaatgtgacacatgtgagtctctcctggtacaaaggaaacagtttattgtccagcatcagtgtgtctgatctcaacatcagactctctctacctctggaggtggaatatcaggatacaaacacatacagatgtgtggtgaacaatcccatcacaaaccacacacaacatctcaacCTCAATGATGTCTGTCAGCTGTGTTCAG GCTCTGTGGAGTTACACAGTCATTCGAAGAGATTGACTCCCTCATTGGTTTATGCTCTG GTGGTGGTGATGGCTATATGTAAAGCTTTCTGA
- the LOC130430526 gene encoding SLAM family member 6-like, whose protein sequence is MLLCCLIWIVMITKGVFGVDADEVKSVSVMEGESVTLHTHFTHLQTHDQILWMFGPHEKRIAEIFKQSIDMFESSKIFGDRMKLDSQTGSLTITNIRITDSGLYKLQIISDRGNSYMQFNVTVYAHLSVPVIIRNSSQCFSSSERSSVSKCVLLCSVMNVTHVSLSWYKGNSLLSSISVSDLNIRLSLPLEVEYQDTNTYRCVINNTITNHTQHLNIIDVCQTCPDKIQCFSFTESVIRLVLSALVGVATIAVVVYDIRSRRAEEKLKDIAPRI, encoded by the exons atgcttttgtgCTGTTTAATCTGGATTGTTATGATCACAAAAG gcgtgtttggtgttgatgcagatgaagtgaagtcagtgtcagtgatggaagGAGAatctgtcactctacacactcaTTTTactcacttacagacacatgaTCAGATATTGTGGATGTTTGGACCTCATGAGAAACGTATAGCTGAAATATTTAAGCAAAGCATTGATATGTTTGAAAGTAGCAAGATATTTGGAGACAGAATGAAGTTGGacagtcagactggatctctcaccatcacaaacatcagaatcacagactctggactttataaactacaaATCATCAGTGACAGAGGAAATTCATACATGCAATTCAATGTTACGGTCTATG ctcatctgtctgttcctgtcatcatcagaaactcttctcaatgtttttcatcatctgaaagatcttcagtgtcaaaatgtgtgttgttgtgttcagtgatgaatgtgacacatgtgagtctctcctggtacaaaggaaacagtttattgtccagcatcagtgtgtctgatctcaacatcagactctctctacctctggaggtggaatatcaggatacaaacacatacagatgtgtcatcaacaataccatcacaaaccacacacaacatctcaacATCATTGATGTCTGTCAGACGTGTCCAG ACAAGATCCAGTGTTTCAGTTTTACTGAATCTGTAATCCGATTGGTTCTCTCCGCTCTGGTGGGCGTGGCCACTATCGCTGTAGTGGTTTATGACATCAGATCCAGAAGAGCTGAAGAGAAGCTAAAAGACATTGCACCCAGAATCTGA